GACGCCAACACTCCATGCCCCGGCATTGACACCTTCCTGAATATCGCTGATCGTATCGCCGACTTTCACAATCGCCTTAAACGGATAAACGCCTAAATTCATGGCATTTAGGTAACACATCCAGGGATATGGTCTCCCTGCCCTCACTTCAGAAGGAGTCACCAAGGAATCAGGTTCATATCCTTTCAATTTGGCTTCTCGACTCACAATATCCATCATTTCTCTGGTATAGCCGGTTGTTGAGCCTATTTTCAGCCCTCTGGCCCGCAGCTCCTTCATCAAATCCAGAGCACCAGGAATCGGGTCCGTGTACTGGGGTAAAATTTCAAAAAGCAGCGGCTCAAAATCGGCATACAAGTCATCTACATCGGCATCTGTCGGCAGAGCCCCGAACTGCTCCTTCCATAGCTGTGCGATTCGCGGTATACTGCATAACGTTTGGATATGATCCCACTTCAATAACCCCATCGGGCCCCGCGCTTCTTCTGCGGTAATGGCAATGCCCCGCTTCTCAAAGATTCGGAGAAACACTTCGAGCGGCGCGAAACACCCGAAATCAACCATCGTACCCGCCCAATCAAAAATAACGGCTTGAATTTGACCTTCAACTTTTTTCGTCATCCTAACCATCCCTCTCACAGTCCATAAATTATTGTTATTCAGCTGCGATCCACGCTACACTCACGCGATCTAACTCAGCTTTCCAATCTTCCGGTGCTGGAACTCCACTGACAATGACATCGATTTCTTTCAAATCGGACATTTTATAAAATTGCACCATACCAATTTTGGAATGGTCGGCAACCACAACGCTCATTTTGGCATGCTCCATCATCTTCCTCACTAATTGACCGCGCTCTTCATCAAACGATGTGATCCCTTTGTCGATCATTATCCCATCGATGGAAATAAACGCTTTGTCTGCATAGAAATGCTCCACCAGTTTCTCGGCCAATGAGCCGACAACTCTGGATTGCAGCGAGCTTACTTTGCCTCCGATGAAAAATATTTCTCCCGAGTAGAGATCTCTATTTTTATAATCAATGAGCGAAAAGAGCGCAGGAATGGAGTTGGTCAAAATTGTGAGATCTTGCTTATGCAGCAGATGCTCGATCATCTGCAGGGTCGTCGAGCCGTCATCGATGAAAATCACTTCATTGTCCTCGACGAGCAAGGCAGCCGCCTGACCAATTTTACGCTTT
Above is a genomic segment from Paenibacillus sp. HWE-109 containing:
- a CDS encoding DeoR/GlpR family DNA-binding transcription regulator, with amino-acid sequence MSLIGESRKEYILNQINSEGKVITHELVDVFQVSSETVRRYLEDLEETNQLKRVYGGAVKISRSREEPSHLNREVLHVDEKRKIGQAAALLVEDNEVIFIDDGSTTLQMIEHLLHKQDLTILTNSIPALFSLIDYKNRDLYSGEIFFIGGKVSSLQSRVVGSLAEKLVEHFYADKAFISIDGIMIDKGITSFDEERGQLVRKMMEHAKMSVVVADHSKIGMVQFYKMSDLKEIDVIVSGVPAPEDWKAELDRVSVAWIAAE
- the phnX gene encoding phosphonoacetaldehyde hydrolase; the protein is MTKKVEGQIQAVIFDWAGTMVDFGCFAPLEVFLRIFEKRGIAITAEEARGPMGLLKWDHIQTLCSIPRIAQLWKEQFGALPTDADVDDLYADFEPLLFEILPQYTDPIPGALDLMKELRARGLKIGSTTGYTREMMDIVSREAKLKGYEPDSLVTPSEVRAGRPYPWMCYLNAMNLGVYPFKAIVKVGDTISDIQEGVNAGAWSVGVVKGGSELGLTEEEVNTLPAEELEAKMAVVEKRFFEAGAHYVIPTIGDLVHVIDDINVRMAGGDQ